The following DNA comes from Flammeovirgaceae bacterium.
CTATTATTAAAACTTGTTTTATAATGTGGGGGCCTGGTTTATCTGCGATAATTACTAGCTTAATTTTTAGGGAAAAAATAAAAAAAACAATCAGTTTTTTTGGAAGCTCTATTCTTAAAAGTTTTTTGTTCTGGAGTCTTCCAATGATTGCATTCCTAACTTTTGGAGACTATGACAATGAAGTTTTAACAATTGGTCGCATGGCTACATACTTTAGTGGGATTTTTCTTTTTACTTTAGGTGAAGAGCTAGGCTGGCGAGGCTTTTTACAGGACCAACTTAATCATTTACCAAAATGGAAGCAATATCTTATAATGGGTACATTGTGGGAATTATGGCACTTCACTACTCGAACATTATCGGGGTCAATTACTGCAAGAATTTTGAGACCGGTTCTTTTTATTATACCAAACACCGTTCTTTCTTTTCTGTTTGGTGAAAGTGTAAATAAATCTAAGTCGATTATTGTAGCAGTGACATTTCACGCATGGTACAACTTACTATTTGAATTTAGCAACAAAACCACTTATATAATTTTTTCTATCTCAGTACTATTTTGGGTTTTTATGCTATTGACTTGGGATAAAAAAATAGAGTTTAAAAAACTAACAAACCGCTAACAAAATGGTACTAGGCTGCTTTTTTTGAACAGGTTAAAAATAGAATTTTTTAATTTTAACCTAAACAAAAACCGCAAATGAAAAAGATTCGCTTTACCGAAGCCCAGATTATTGGGATTCTCAACGAACAATCACAACAGGGCCAGAAGGTTTCCGAGATATGCCGCAAACATGGCATCAGTGAGCCTACCTTTTACAACTGGCGCAGCAAGTACGCTGGTATGAAAGTGGATGAGCTCAAACGGCTCAAGGAACTGGAGTACGAAAATTCAAGATTGAAGAAAATTGTGGCCAACCAGAGCCTGGAGATTGACGCCATCAAGGATTTACTCACAAAAAAGTTCTAACGCCTGATCAGAAGAAAGACGGCTTGGCATACTTGGAAGAGCACCACAAGTTAAGCCATGCTCAGGCGTGTAAATTAGTAGGATGTTCACGGACCAATAAATATTATGAAAAGCGAATGCCTGCTAAAGATGCCGTAGTAAAAAAAGCGATTGAAGAAGTTATTGGCAGCAGCCGTAAAGGAAGGACAAAAGTGATCAAACTGGTACAGAAAAAATATCCAGAACTGGGGGACAGCAAAATCCGCAGGGTATATGAGAACGAAGGTTTTTCGTTGAGTAAAAAATTGCGCAGACGGATTAAAGACAACCCCGCCAATCCTATTTCTATTCCATTAAAAGCTAATCAGGAATGGGCAATGGATTTTATGAGTGATGCGTTGGAGAGTGGCCGAAGGATTCGAACACTCAACATCATTGATCACTTCAATCGTCAGTGCAAAGGAATTGAAGTGGATTTCAATTTGCCCGCTAGAAGAGTAATTGAAATTGTTGAACGTGCCATTGAGCGTTATGGAAAACCACTTAGAATCCGTACCGACAATGGTCCTGAGTTTCGCTCCAAACGCTTTCAGTTATGGATGGACGATAACCACATCGAATGGAGCCGTATCCAAAAAGGAAAACCCCAGCAGAACGCCATCATCGAACGCTTCAACAAAACGTATCGTGAAGATGTGCTGGACGCCAACTTGTTTTATTCCATTGAACAAGCAAACGAGGTGTCGCAAAAATGGGTAGATGACTACAACCATGAGCGGCCACATCAATCGCTCAACTATCAAACACCAATGGCTTATGCAGCATAAGGTTTTCTTAGGCGACACTGCCCAATTAAGTGTGTAAGTGCTGGTAACGTCTAAGTAACTGCGTAAAGGTCTTATATTTTGCATCTTTCTTCGAAGATAGTTAAAAATTGATTTACGATTATGGGCCAGTTGCGAATAGGCAAGGTCCATTTCTTAGTGATTTCCCTTAGGGCCAGGTACACGGATTTCATCACCGCCTGATCATCCGGGAATGAAAGTTTGTTATTGGTGTACTTACGGATTTTCCCATTTAGGTTTTCGATGATGTTTGTCGTATAGATCAACGTTCTGATTTCGATGGGATAATCAAAGAAGTGCGTAAGGTTATCCCAGTTGGCCCTCCAGGACTTAATGGCGTGAGGGTATTTTTTACCCCAGCTTTCATCCAACTGATCTAACGCCTGTATGGCCAATTTTTTATTTGGAGCCCCGTATACTGTTTTCAAATCAGCTACAAATTGCTTCTTGTCTTTCCATACCACATAGCGCATCGCGTTCCGTATCTGGTGGACAACACATATCTGAGTGACTGACTGAGCAAACACGCTGGTGATTGCTTCAGTGAAGCCTTTAAGGTTATCCGTGCTGGTGATTAAGATATCCTCAACGCCCCGGCTTCTTAAATCGGTAAGCACACTAACCCAAAATGAGGCGCTCTCATTTTCACCTAACCACATGCCTAACACTTCCTTAAATCCCTGAGCATTAAGGCCTACGGCCAGGTAAATTGTTTTGTTGATCACCTTTCCATTCTGGCGGACTTTGAACACGATCCCGTCCATCCATACCACGAAGTACACCGAGGAGAGCGGCCTGCTTTGCCACTCCGTCACCAAGGTATGTACCCGCGATGTCACATTAGAGATGGTCGCATCCGAAACATTTACACCATAGATTTCACGAACTTGAGTTTCAATGTCACGTACACTCATGCCCCGGGCGTACAAAGAAATGATGATTTCTTCAATGCCTTCCACAAATCGGCTGCGCTTAGGTACCAGTACAGGTTCAAAAGTGCTGTTACGATCGCGGGGTACTTCGATCTCCAGTTCGCCACGTTTCGTCTTGATCGTCTTGCGTGACTTTCCATTGCGTGAGTTCCCTGAGTTGATACCTTCCGGTGAGTGTTTTGCATATCCCAGATGGCCGTCCAGTTCACCCTCCAGCATTTGCTCCATGCCCTTGGTGAATAACTCGTCAATGAAATTGTTGAGATCTTTTGAATCCCTAAATTGCTTGAGAAACCCAGGAGTGAGCATCTCTTTGAGAAGTGGATGTTGTTCTTGTTTTTTCATTGGTAACTGTGTTTAAAGTTAAGTCTTTAAATGAAACCAATTCGGCTGAAAGTGATGTATTCCACATCTCATTCATCAAGGCCGAATCGGGCCTTTACACAGTTTCTTAGACGTTACCTCTTAGGCATAAAAACTCTT
Coding sequences within:
- a CDS encoding CPBP family intramembrane metalloprotease; translation: MIEFYRKYKPVIFFYCLACLFSWPFFFWRDVHSDNWNSLQIDPIIKTCFIMWGPGLSAIITSLIFREKIKKTISFFGSSILKSFLFWSLPMIAFLTFGDYDNEVLTIGRMATYFSGIFLFTLGEELGWRGFLQDQLNHLPKWKQYLIMGTLWELWHFTTRTLSGSITARILRPVLFIIPNTVLSFLFGESVNKSKSIIVAVTFHAWYNLLFEFSNKTTYIIFSISVLFWVFMLLTWDKKIEFKKLTNR
- a CDS encoding transposase, with amino-acid sequence MKKIRFTEAQIIGILNEQSQQGQKVSEICRKHGISEPTFYNWRSKYAGMKVDELKRLKELEYENSRLKKIVANQSLEIDAIKDLLTKKF
- a CDS encoding IS3 family transposase; protein product: MAYLEEHHKLSHAQACKLVGCSRTNKYYEKRMPAKDAVVKKAIEEVIGSSRKGRTKVIKLVQKKYPELGDSKIRRVYENEGFSLSKKLRRRIKDNPANPISIPLKANQEWAMDFMSDALESGRRIRTLNIIDHFNRQCKGIEVDFNLPARRVIEIVERAIERYGKPLRIRTDNGPEFRSKRFQLWMDDNHIEWSRIQKGKPQQNAIIERFNKTYREDVLDANLFYSIEQANEVSQKWVDDYNHERPHQSLNYQTPMAYAA
- a CDS encoding IS256 family transposase yields the protein MLTPGFLKQFRDSKDLNNFIDELFTKGMEQMLEGELDGHLGYAKHSPEGINSGNSRNGKSRKTIKTKRGELEIEVPRDRNSTFEPVLVPKRSRFVEGIEEIIISLYARGMSVRDIETQVREIYGVNVSDATISNVTSRVHTLVTEWQSRPLSSVYFVVWMDGIVFKVRQNGKVINKTIYLAVGLNAQGFKEVLGMWLGENESASFWVSVLTDLRSRGVEDILITSTDNLKGFTEAITSVFAQSVTQICVVHQIRNAMRYVVWKDKKQFVADLKTVYGAPNKKLAIQALDQLDESWGKKYPHAIKSWRANWDNLTHFFDYPIEIRTLIYTTNIIENLNGKIRKYTNNKLSFPDDQAVMKSVYLALREITKKWTLPIRNWPIIVNQFLTIFEERCKI